A single window of Agromyces aureus DNA harbors:
- a CDS encoding cation:proton antiporter, producing MEISIGTMVLIPLIAVAAPLLVRAVGIWVAVPLVVFEIVLGIVLGPDVLGWIRPDDFVKLLSDLGLAMLFFLAGNEIDFRTIRGRPLSRAAIGWIVSLAAGFGIAVLLAPDLPAAAFIGIALTSTALGTVMPILRDAGDLRTPFGLSVIALGAVGEFGPLLAISLFLTGRDPGLSAIVLIGFALIAGIAIFAAARGSGERLHVVITATMHTSAQFGVRLVMLVLIALLALSIVLDLDMLLGAFTAGVLYRVLISGAPERDRGLLETKVEAIGYGFLVPVFFIMTGVTFDLDALGDPATLALVPIFLVLLLVVRGLPSILAAPVGADRWTIAATALFGATGLPIIVAVTGIGVDTGDLDSGTAAALIGAGMLSVLLFPLIGLALRKRAPDASARPRDDDTEVPVEG from the coding sequence ATGGAGATCTCGATCGGCACCATGGTGCTCATTCCGCTGATCGCGGTGGCGGCCCCGCTGCTCGTGCGGGCCGTCGGCATCTGGGTCGCCGTGCCGCTCGTCGTGTTCGAGATCGTGCTGGGCATCGTGCTCGGCCCCGACGTGCTCGGCTGGATCAGGCCGGACGACTTCGTGAAGCTGCTCTCCGACCTCGGCCTCGCGATGCTCTTCTTCCTCGCGGGCAACGAGATCGACTTCCGGACGATCCGAGGGCGACCGCTGAGCCGGGCGGCGATCGGCTGGATCGTCTCGCTCGCGGCCGGGTTCGGAATCGCCGTGCTGCTCGCCCCCGACCTGCCGGCGGCCGCGTTCATCGGCATCGCGCTCACCTCGACGGCACTCGGCACCGTCATGCCGATCCTCCGTGACGCCGGCGACCTGCGCACCCCGTTCGGCCTCTCCGTGATCGCGCTCGGCGCCGTCGGCGAGTTCGGGCCGCTGCTCGCGATCTCGCTCTTCCTCACCGGCCGGGACCCCGGACTCTCGGCGATCGTGCTCATCGGATTCGCCCTGATCGCCGGGATCGCGATCTTCGCCGCCGCGAGGGGCAGCGGTGAGCGTCTGCACGTCGTCATCACCGCGACGATGCACACGAGCGCCCAGTTCGGCGTGCGGCTCGTGATGCTCGTGCTCATCGCGCTGCTCGCGCTCAGCATCGTGCTCGACCTCGACATGCTGCTCGGCGCGTTCACCGCCGGGGTGCTCTACCGAGTGCTCATCTCCGGCGCTCCGGAGCGGGATCGCGGCCTCCTCGAGACGAAGGTCGAGGCGATCGGCTACGGATTCCTCGTGCCGGTCTTCTTCATCATGACCGGGGTGACGTTCGACCTCGACGCGCTCGGCGACCCCGCCACGCTCGCCCTCGTTCCGATCTTCCTGGTGCTGCTCCTCGTCGTGCGCGGCCTTCCGTCGATCCTCGCCGCACCGGTGGGCGCCGACCGGTGGACCATCGCGGCGACCGCCCTCTTCGGGGCGACCGGCCTGCCGATCATCGTCGCCGTCACGGGCATCGGCGTCGACACGGGAGACCTCGATTCCGGCACCGCCGCGGCCCTGATCGGCGCCGGAATGCTGTCGGTCCTGCTGTTCCCGCTCATCGGACTCGCGCTCAGGAAGCGGGCTCCGGATGCCTCGGCCCGCCCGCGCGACGACGACACCGAGGTGCCCGTCGAAGGGTAG
- the nadE gene encoding ammonia-dependent NAD(+) synthetase, producing MRDLQADIIAELNVKPTVEPAEEVRERVEFLKDYLRTTGASGLVLGISGGQDSSLAGRLCRIAVDELVAEGLPSRFVAVRLPYGVQHDEADAALALEFIEPQETVTFNIRQGVDGLAADFADATGTPISDFGKGNVKARLRMVAQYALAGEGGLLVVGTDHAAEAVTGFFTKFGDGGADVLPLTGLTKRQGRALLQYLGAPDRLYLKTPTADLLDGDPGQADEANLGLEYADIDAFLEGEQIDAGVAERIETRYLQTRHKRTVPVSMFDEWWR from the coding sequence ATGCGAGACCTTCAGGCGGACATCATCGCCGAACTCAACGTCAAGCCGACCGTCGAGCCCGCCGAGGAGGTGCGCGAACGGGTCGAGTTCCTCAAGGACTACCTGCGCACGACGGGCGCCTCCGGGCTCGTGCTCGGCATCTCGGGTGGCCAGGACTCCTCGCTCGCCGGTCGCCTCTGCCGCATCGCGGTCGACGAGCTCGTGGCCGAGGGGCTGCCGTCCAGGTTCGTCGCGGTGCGACTTCCCTACGGCGTGCAGCACGACGAGGCGGATGCCGCGCTCGCGCTCGAGTTCATCGAGCCTCAGGAGACGGTGACCTTCAACATCCGGCAGGGCGTCGACGGGCTCGCAGCGGACTTCGCGGATGCCACCGGCACGCCGATCAGCGACTTCGGCAAGGGCAACGTCAAGGCGCGCCTCCGCATGGTCGCGCAGTACGCCCTGGCGGGTGAAGGAGGACTGCTCGTGGTCGGCACCGACCACGCGGCCGAGGCCGTGACCGGCTTCTTCACGAAGTTCGGCGACGGCGGGGCCGACGTGCTGCCGCTCACCGGCCTGACGAAGCGTCAGGGTCGGGCGTTGCTTCAGTACCTCGGGGCACCCGACCGGCTGTACCTCAAGACCCCGACGGCCGACCTGCTCGACGGGGATCCGGGGCAGGCCGACGAGGCGAACCTCGGCCTCGAGTACGCCGACATCGATGCGTTCCTCGAGGGCGAGCAGATCGACGCGGGGGTCGCCGAGCGCATCGAGACCCGCTACCTGCAGACCCGGCACAAGCGCACGGTGCCCGTGTCGATGTTCGACGAGTGGTGGCGCTGA
- a CDS encoding aldo/keto reductase, which yields MTYLAAPTRYDAMQYNRIGRSGLKLPALSLGLWHNFGHDRPLDTQRAIVRRAFDLGITHFDLANNYGPPYGSAEENFGRILATDLAPYRDEIIVSSKAGYDMWPGPYGDHGSRKYLLASLDQSLGRLGLEYVDIFYSHRPDPETPIEETMGALVSAVRQGKALYVGISNYSPEETAAAAAALAAENVPLLIHQPRYSMFDRHIEDGLFPVLEEVGAASIVFSPLAQGLLTDRYLSGDVPADSRAATSRFLSPDRISAEYLERVRGLAEIADERGQSIAQLALSWVLRQPLVASALIGASSVAQLEQNVATLEAPALTEDEIARIEPFAAHGTQLG from the coding sequence ATGACCTATCTGGCAGCACCGACGCGCTACGACGCCATGCAGTACAACCGAATCGGCCGCAGCGGGCTGAAGCTGCCCGCGCTCTCGCTGGGCCTCTGGCACAACTTCGGCCACGACCGCCCGCTCGACACGCAGCGTGCGATCGTGCGCCGCGCGTTCGACCTCGGCATCACCCACTTCGACCTCGCGAACAACTACGGCCCGCCGTACGGCAGCGCCGAGGAGAACTTCGGCCGCATCCTCGCTACCGACCTCGCGCCCTACCGCGACGAGATCATCGTGTCGTCGAAGGCCGGCTACGACATGTGGCCCGGGCCCTACGGCGACCACGGCTCGCGCAAGTACCTGCTCGCGTCGCTCGACCAGAGCCTCGGCCGCCTCGGGCTCGAGTACGTCGACATCTTCTACTCGCACCGCCCCGACCCCGAGACGCCGATCGAGGAGACCATGGGCGCACTCGTCAGCGCCGTCCGGCAGGGCAAGGCGCTCTACGTCGGCATCTCGAATTACTCGCCCGAGGAGACGGCCGCCGCGGCCGCCGCGCTGGCGGCGGAGAACGTTCCGTTGCTGATCCACCAGCCGCGCTACTCGATGTTCGACCGCCACATCGAAGACGGACTCTTCCCCGTCCTCGAAGAGGTGGGCGCGGCCAGCATCGTCTTCTCGCCGCTCGCGCAGGGCCTGCTGACCGACCGCTACCTCTCGGGCGACGTGCCCGCGGATTCTCGCGCCGCGACCAGCCGGTTCCTCTCCCCCGACCGCATCAGCGCCGAATACCTCGAGCGCGTGCGGGGCCTGGCCGAGATCGCCGACGAGCGCGGGCAGAGCATCGCGCAGCTCGCGCTCTCGTGGGTGCTGCGGCAGCCGCTCGTCGCGAGCGCGCTGATCGGCGCGTCCAGCGTCGCCCAGCTCGAGCAGAACGTCGCGACCCTCGAGGCACCCGCACTCACCGAAGACGAGATCGCCCGTATCGAACCGTTCGCGGCGCACGGCACCCAGCTGGGCTGA
- the ssb gene encoding single-stranded DNA-binding protein → MTDNITVIGAVGSDPRVHTTAQGLTITSFRLASTRRIFDRVKGAWEDGETNWYTVSTFRQLAKNASSSIRRGDRVVVHGRLRLRSWESGEKSGTAIEIDAEAVGHDLTWGTTSLSKTRAAGASGGPDAAAAASPTVAEGWPADPVDAAGDADERAAAAFASEREAERADAETDGDRDASVDDRALALPF, encoded by the coding sequence ATGACCGACAACATCACCGTGATCGGCGCCGTGGGCAGCGACCCGCGCGTGCACACCACCGCGCAGGGCCTCACGATCACCTCCTTCCGCCTCGCCTCGACGCGTCGCATCTTCGACCGGGTGAAGGGCGCCTGGGAGGACGGCGAGACCAACTGGTACACCGTCTCGACCTTCCGCCAGCTCGCGAAGAACGCCTCGTCCTCGATCCGCCGCGGCGACCGCGTCGTCGTGCACGGCCGCTTGCGGCTCCGCTCGTGGGAGAGCGGCGAGAAGTCCGGCACGGCGATCGAGATCGACGCCGAAGCGGTCGGGCACGACCTGACCTGGGGCACCACGTCGCTCTCCAAGACGCGCGCTGCGGGCGCTTCGGGCGGGCCGGATGCCGCGGCGGCCGCCTCCCCGACCGTCGCCGAAGGTTGGCCGGCCGACCCCGTCGACGCCGCGGGCGATGCCGACGAGCGGGCAGCGGCCGCCTTCGCCTCCGAGCGGGAGGCCGAGCGCGCCGACGCGGAGACCGACGGCGACCGCGACGCGTCGGTCGACGATCGGGCCCTGGCGCTCCCGTTCTGA
- a CDS encoding DUF6993 domain-containing protein: protein MARHSASAALAIAGAALFVAVLTGCTGTPSPTPSASPSDSRPRPTDAATAAPVGLHPDLPAADNLPFFDQVNQQVVAANAAAGGRDFIDALVAAGFDRAAMQVTSDQTSLGEPADSVQFSVLFNDGCLVGQYGPKSGGYHGVVQAALGTGGCLIGQTRPIDW from the coding sequence ATGGCACGGCACAGCGCTTCCGCGGCCCTGGCGATCGCCGGGGCCGCGTTGTTCGTCGCCGTGCTGACCGGGTGCACGGGCACGCCGTCTCCGACGCCGTCGGCGAGCCCGTCGGACTCGCGCCCGCGGCCCACTGACGCGGCGACCGCGGCACCGGTCGGCCTGCACCCCGACCTGCCGGCCGCCGACAACCTTCCGTTCTTCGACCAGGTCAACCAGCAGGTCGTCGCCGCGAACGCCGCTGCCGGGGGTCGTGACTTCATCGACGCGCTCGTCGCCGCCGGGTTCGATCGCGCGGCGATGCAGGTCACGTCCGATCAGACCTCGCTCGGCGAGCCGGCCGACTCGGTGCAGTTCTCGGTGCTGTTCAACGACGGATGCCTCGTCGGCCAGTACGGACCGAAGTCGGGCGGGTACCACGGCGTCGTGCAGGCTGCGCTCGGAACCGGCGGATGTCTGATCGGGCAGACACGACCCATAGACTGGTAG
- the ettA gene encoding energy-dependent translational throttle protein EttA has protein sequence MADYIYSMVRARKAVGDKVILDDVTMAFLPGAKIGVVGPNGAGKSTILKIMAGLDQPSNGEAKLTPGYSVGILMQEPVLDETKTVLENVQEGVGEIKAKIDRFNAISLAMAEPDADFDALLAEMGTLQEAIDAADAWDLDSQLEQAMDALRCPPGDEQISVLSGGEKRRVALCKLLLQKPDLLLLDEPTNHLDAESVLWLEQHLAKYPGAVLAVTHDRYFLDHVAEWICEVDRGRLYPYEGNYSTYLEKKQERLSVQGKKDAKLAKRLAEELDWVRSNAKGRQAKSKARLARYEEMATEAERTRKLDFEEIQIPAGPRLGDIVLEVKNLKKGFGDRTLIEGLSFSLPRNGIVGIIGPNGVGKTTLFKTIVGLEPSDDGNVKLGETVKISYVDQSRGGIDPNKTLWEVVSDGLDYIQVGKTEVPSRAYVSTFGFKGPDQQKRAGILSGGERNRLNLALTLKQGGNLLLLDEPTNDLDVETLSSLENALLEFPGCAVVITHDRWFLDRIATHILAYEGTEENPSYWHWFEGNFESYEANKVERLGPDAAKPHRSAYRKLTRD, from the coding sequence ATGGCGGATTACATTTACTCGATGGTGCGCGCCCGCAAGGCGGTCGGCGACAAGGTCATTCTCGACGACGTGACGATGGCGTTCCTCCCAGGGGCCAAGATCGGCGTCGTCGGCCCGAACGGTGCCGGTAAGTCCACGATCCTCAAGATCATGGCCGGACTCGACCAGCCCTCCAACGGCGAGGCGAAGCTCACGCCCGGCTACTCGGTCGGGATCCTGATGCAGGAGCCCGTGCTCGACGAGACCAAGACGGTGCTCGAGAACGTGCAGGAGGGCGTCGGCGAGATCAAGGCGAAGATCGACCGCTTCAACGCGATCTCGCTCGCGATGGCCGAGCCCGACGCCGACTTCGACGCGCTCCTCGCCGAGATGGGCACGCTGCAGGAGGCCATCGACGCCGCCGACGCGTGGGACCTCGACTCCCAGCTCGAGCAGGCGATGGACGCCCTGCGCTGCCCCCCGGGCGACGAGCAGATCTCGGTGCTCTCGGGCGGTGAGAAGCGCCGCGTCGCGCTCTGCAAGCTGCTGCTGCAGAAGCCCGACCTGCTGCTGCTCGACGAGCCGACCAACCACCTCGACGCCGAGAGCGTGCTCTGGCTCGAGCAGCACCTCGCCAAGTACCCCGGCGCCGTGCTCGCCGTCACCCACGACCGGTACTTCCTCGACCACGTCGCCGAGTGGATCTGCGAGGTCGACCGCGGTCGCCTCTACCCCTACGAGGGCAACTACTCGACCTACCTCGAGAAGAAGCAGGAGCGACTCTCGGTCCAGGGCAAGAAGGACGCCAAGCTCGCCAAGCGCCTCGCAGAAGAGCTCGACTGGGTCCGCTCGAACGCCAAGGGCCGTCAGGCGAAGTCCAAGGCCCGTCTGGCTCGATACGAAGAGATGGCGACCGAGGCCGAGCGCACCAGGAAGCTCGACTTCGAGGAGATCCAGATCCCCGCGGGTCCGCGTCTCGGCGACATCGTGCTCGAGGTCAAGAACCTGAAGAAGGGCTTCGGCGACCGCACGCTCATCGAGGGCCTCAGCTTCTCGCTTCCGCGCAACGGCATCGTCGGCATCATCGGCCCCAACGGCGTCGGCAAGACCACGCTCTTCAAGACGATCGTCGGCCTCGAGCCGAGCGACGACGGCAACGTCAAACTCGGCGAGACGGTCAAGATCTCGTACGTCGACCAGTCGCGCGGCGGTATCGATCCGAACAAGACGCTGTGGGAGGTCGTGTCCGACGGGCTCGACTACATCCAGGTCGGCAAGACCGAGGTCCCGAGCCGCGCCTACGTGTCGACGTTCGGCTTCAAGGGCCCCGATCAGCAGAAGCGCGCCGGCATCCTCTCGGGCGGTGAGCGCAACCGCCTGAACCTGGCACTCACGCTCAAGCAGGGCGGCAACCTGCTCCTCCTCGACGAACCGACCAACGACCTCGACGTCGAGACCCTGTCGAGCCTCGAGAATGCGCTGCTCGAGTTCCCCGGTTGCGCCGTGGTCATCACCCACGACCGGTGGTTCCTCGACCGCATCGCGACCCACATCCTCGCCTACGAGGGCACCGAGGAGAATCCGTCCTACTGGCACTGGTTCGAGGGCAACTTCGAGTCGTACGAGGCCAACAAGGTCGAACGCCTCGGCCCCGACGCCGCGAAGCCGCACCGCTCGGCGTACCGCAAACTCACGCGCGACTGA
- a CDS encoding acyl-CoA thioesterase: MRLHVPTPLRWGDLDAYGHVNNARMLGLLEEARIQAFWVNDDGTAEHAVGASTAVIDATPGSSTLSLIARQEVEYLAPIPYQRLPLDIELWIGNLGGASLEVCYEVFSPVGVEPRVLYTRAATTIVLVDAATERPRRITAVERDAWTPYLEAPISFRRR; this comes from the coding sequence ATGCGCCTGCACGTGCCCACCCCGTTGCGTTGGGGCGATCTCGACGCCTACGGGCACGTCAACAACGCCCGGATGCTGGGCCTCCTCGAGGAGGCCCGCATCCAGGCGTTCTGGGTGAACGACGACGGCACCGCCGAACACGCCGTCGGCGCGTCGACGGCCGTGATCGACGCGACGCCCGGGTCGAGCACGCTCTCGCTCATCGCGCGGCAGGAGGTCGAGTACCTCGCACCGATCCCGTACCAGCGGCTGCCGCTCGACATCGAGCTGTGGATCGGCAACCTCGGCGGTGCGAGCCTCGAGGTCTGCTACGAGGTGTTCTCGCCGGTCGGCGTCGAACCGCGCGTGCTGTACACGCGGGCCGCGACCACGATCGTGCTGGTCGACGCCGCGACCGAGCGTCCGCGGCGCATCACCGCGGTCGAGCGCGACGCGTGGACGCCGTACCTCGAGGCGCCGATCTCGTTCCGCCGCCGCTGA
- a CDS encoding ubiquinol-cytochrome c reductase iron-sulfur subunit, protein MADVTEPTRRTILTLGATGAFGGALVLAGCAPASPPASSAKPSASTPTTPEVTNEPPAESAGPDQPATGADIGALSDVPVGGSLAATLDGAPVLLAQPTAGAVVCFSAICTHQGCPVNAAGAEFDCPCHGSRFDAATGDVIRGPAIDPLTPIAVSVSGDRIVAAS, encoded by the coding sequence ATGGCGGATGTCACCGAACCGACCCGACGCACGATTCTCACCCTCGGAGCGACGGGGGCCTTCGGCGGCGCACTCGTGCTCGCCGGCTGCGCGCCCGCGTCGCCACCCGCCTCGAGCGCGAAGCCGTCCGCGTCGACGCCGACGACGCCCGAGGTGACGAACGAGCCGCCCGCCGAGTCCGCCGGGCCGGATCAACCGGCGACGGGCGCCGACATCGGAGCCCTTTCCGATGTGCCGGTCGGCGGGAGCCTCGCCGCCACGCTCGACGGCGCGCCCGTGCTGCTCGCGCAGCCGACGGCCGGCGCGGTGGTGTGCTTCAGCGCGATCTGCACGCATCAGGGCTGTCCGGTGAACGCCGCCGGCGCCGAGTTCGACTGCCCATGCCACGGCTCGCGCTTCGATGCGGCCACCGGAGACGTGATCCGGGGTCCCGCGATCGACCCGCTGACGCCCATCGCGGTCTCCGTCTCGGGTGACCGCATCGTCGCCGCGTCCTGA
- a CDS encoding acyl-CoA thioesterase has product MNGPIDGLLSTLRLTNTGARTTEDIFTGPSQWMPLGRVFGGQVLAQSLIAAMHTVDEARVLHSMHGYFLRPGDVDHPITFSVDRLHDGRSFSTRRTHAFQKGEPILSLIASFQTEDEGVEHQVDMPTDLPDPESLPSTADLIGHLDNAMAQFWSSERAFDVRHIPSPIYLGVEGERVPRQAVWMKAVGRLPDDPKQHRAALAYASDYSILEPVLRAHGLPWATPGLRVASLDHAMWWHRDARVDEWLLYVQESPSAQGGRGLSIGRIYTREGVLVASVAQEGMVRAPGGH; this is encoded by the coding sequence ATGAACGGACCCATCGACGGCCTGCTGAGCACGCTCCGCCTGACGAACACCGGCGCGCGCACGACGGAGGACATCTTCACCGGACCGTCGCAGTGGATGCCGCTCGGCCGGGTCTTCGGCGGTCAGGTGCTCGCGCAGTCCCTCATCGCCGCGATGCACACCGTCGACGAAGCCCGCGTGCTGCACTCGATGCACGGGTACTTCCTGCGGCCTGGCGACGTCGACCACCCGATCACGTTCTCGGTCGATCGCCTGCACGACGGCCGGTCGTTCTCGACGCGGCGCACCCACGCGTTCCAGAAGGGCGAGCCGATCCTCTCGCTCATCGCGTCGTTCCAGACCGAAGACGAGGGCGTCGAGCACCAGGTCGACATGCCGACCGACCTGCCCGACCCGGAGTCGCTCCCCTCGACCGCCGATCTCATCGGTCACCTCGACAACGCCATGGCCCAATTCTGGTCGTCGGAGCGCGCCTTCGATGTCCGCCACATCCCTTCCCCGATCTACCTCGGCGTCGAGGGCGAGCGGGTGCCGCGGCAGGCCGTCTGGATGAAGGCGGTCGGCCGACTGCCCGACGACCCGAAGCAGCACCGCGCGGCGCTCGCCTACGCGAGCGACTACTCGATCCTCGAGCCCGTGCTGCGCGCCCACGGCCTGCCCTGGGCCACACCCGGGCTCCGCGTCGCGAGCCTCGACCACGCCATGTGGTGGCACCGCGACGCCCGCGTCGACGAGTGGCTGCTCTACGTGCAGGAGTCGCCGTCGGCGCAGGGCGGTCGGGGTCTCTCGATCGGCCGCATCTACACGCGCGAAGGGGTGCTCGTCGCGAGCGTGGCGCAAGAGGGCATGGTGCGGGCGCCCGGCGGGCACTGA
- a CDS encoding FAD-binding dehydrogenase gives MPATPAARPEPAGRPEPAAIVVGAGLSGLVAAAELVDAGKRVLIVDQEPEASLGGQAHWSFGGLFLIDSPEQRRMGVKDSLDLARQDWDGTAGFDRDEDEWGRKWADAYLDFAAGEKRAWLHQKGVRFFPIVGWAERGGYNAIGHGNSVPRFHITWGTGPGVLAPFIARVKAGEAAGLVEFRHRHRVDELIVESGAVVGVRGAVLAPDAAGRGESSNRDVVGDFELRAPAVIVASGGIGGNHDLVREAWPERLGTPPEHMLSGVPAHVDGRMLGISEQAGARLVNGDRMWHYTEGITNWDPIWPMHGIRILPGPSSLWFDATGKRMPVPLFPGFDTLGTLEHIQTTGHEHTWFVLTQKIIEKEFALSGSEQNPDLTGKDLKLLAQRVGSGATGPVEAFKEHGVDFVVADTLDELLEGMRALSPEVDLDTANIEREVVARDREVDNEFSKDLQLTAVRGARKYRGDKLIRVATPHRILDPKAGPLIAVKLHILTRKSLGGIQTNLDAQALDATGAPVPGLYAVGEAAGFGGGGVHGYRALEGTFLGGCLFTGRTAGRAVARG, from the coding sequence GTGCCCGCAACCCCCGCCGCGCGACCAGAACCCGCTGGCCGCCCCGAACCCGCCGCGATCGTCGTCGGAGCAGGCCTGTCCGGCCTCGTCGCCGCCGCTGAACTCGTCGATGCGGGAAAGCGCGTGCTCATCGTCGACCAGGAGCCCGAAGCCAGCCTCGGGGGGCAGGCGCACTGGTCGTTCGGCGGCCTGTTCCTCATCGACTCCCCCGAGCAGCGGCGCATGGGCGTGAAGGACTCGCTCGACCTCGCGCGACAGGACTGGGACGGCACGGCGGGCTTCGACCGCGACGAGGACGAGTGGGGTCGCAAGTGGGCCGACGCGTACCTCGACTTCGCGGCCGGTGAGAAGCGCGCGTGGCTGCACCAGAAGGGCGTGCGGTTCTTCCCCATCGTCGGCTGGGCCGAACGCGGCGGGTACAACGCCATCGGCCACGGCAACTCCGTGCCCCGCTTCCACATCACGTGGGGCACCGGCCCCGGCGTGCTCGCGCCGTTCATCGCCCGCGTCAAGGCGGGCGAGGCGGCGGGCCTCGTCGAGTTCAGGCACCGGCATCGCGTCGACGAGTTGATCGTCGAGTCCGGCGCGGTCGTCGGGGTGCGGGGTGCGGTCCTGGCTCCCGATGCCGCCGGGCGCGGCGAGTCGAGCAACCGCGACGTCGTCGGCGACTTCGAACTGCGCGCGCCCGCGGTGATCGTCGCGTCGGGCGGCATCGGCGGCAACCACGATCTGGTGCGCGAGGCGTGGCCCGAGCGGCTCGGCACCCCGCCCGAGCACATGCTCTCGGGCGTGCCGGCGCACGTCGACGGGCGCATGCTCGGCATCTCCGAGCAGGCCGGCGCACGTCTCGTGAACGGCGACCGCATGTGGCACTACACCGAGGGCATCACGAACTGGGATCCGATCTGGCCCATGCACGGCATCCGCATCCTGCCCGGGCCGTCGTCGCTCTGGTTCGACGCGACGGGCAAGCGGATGCCGGTGCCGCTGTTCCCCGGATTCGACACCCTCGGCACGCTCGAGCACATCCAGACCACCGGACACGAGCACACGTGGTTCGTGCTCACGCAGAAGATCATCGAGAAGGAGTTCGCCCTCTCGGGCAGCGAGCAGAACCCGGACCTCACGGGCAAAGACCTGAAGCTGCTCGCCCAACGCGTCGGCTCGGGCGCGACCGGCCCGGTCGAGGCGTTCAAGGAGCACGGCGTCGACTTCGTGGTCGCCGACACGCTCGACGAACTGCTCGAGGGCATGCGAGCCCTCTCCCCCGAGGTCGACCTCGACACGGCGAACATCGAGCGCGAGGTCGTGGCGCGCGACCGCGAGGTCGACAACGAGTTCTCGAAGGACCTGCAACTGACGGCCGTCCGCGGCGCCCGCAAGTACCGCGGCGACAAGCTCATCCGCGTGGCGACGCCGCACCGCATCCTCGACCCGAAGGCCGGGCCGCTGATCGCGGTGAAGCTGCACATCCTCACGCGGAAGAGCCTCGGCGGCATCCAGACGAACCTCGACGCGCAGGCGCTCGACGCGACGGGTGCACCCGTGCCCGGCCTCTACGCGGTCGGCGAGGCCGCGGGCTTCGGCGGCGGCGGCGTGCACGGTTATCGTGCGCTCGAGGGCACCTTCCTCGGCGGATGCCTCTTCACCGGGCGCACCGCCGGGCGCGCGGTCGCCAGGGGCTGA
- a CDS encoding globin, translating into MGASFYETVGGRPTFERLVHEFYRGVADDPVLRPMYPEEDLGPAEERLLLFLEQYWGGPGTYSEQRGHPRLRMRHAGFKVNPDARDRWLAHMRTAVDALELPPLAEETLWDYLQRAAFAMVNTFEE; encoded by the coding sequence CTGGGCGCCTCGTTCTACGAGACGGTCGGCGGCAGACCGACGTTCGAACGACTCGTGCACGAGTTCTACCGAGGCGTCGCCGACGACCCCGTACTGCGCCCGATGTACCCCGAGGAGGATCTCGGCCCGGCCGAGGAGCGGCTGCTGCTCTTCCTCGAGCAGTACTGGGGCGGCCCCGGCACCTACAGCGAGCAGCGCGGACACCCGCGCCTGCGCATGCGGCACGCGGGCTTCAAGGTGAACCCCGATGCACGCGACCGTTGGCTGGCGCACATGCGCACCGCGGTCGACGCGCTCGAACTGCCGCCGCTCGCCGAGGAGACTCTGTGGGATTATCTTCAGCGTGCGGCGTTCGCGATGGTGAACACGTTCGAGGAGTGA